From the genome of Miscanthus floridulus cultivar M001 chromosome 10, ASM1932011v1, whole genome shotgun sequence, one region includes:
- the LOC136485091 gene encoding uncharacterized protein yields MASTTQPAPKAIAAYYHTVDPNYGSPQEGSNHVFVPSQSTTSGNNQFPLDFLPGGTDGGWEIADSRGSLLLLYRGVKFPNIFNAKAAAKPGLVVCEPMTRQYKEVPCRPEDLKGRHRCLGLFLLDGDKTRRFCGGGGGINLSNFKIMAALLRPHSYSSGRGVPMACMFSTESEVKGAWSSSVFSVFSVGSEVTKGAWRSSVFSVGSDWHVVKRAWGNEEIHVPSTVECFYFAGRACGSLYWGIEGTGAAALVLDEATAGFSMVTLPEATLGSHGRCSFRVIGGGQEDGVLRVVRVIDNDLKVFARIHGSDDKWVVERLVRLREATRGLPGREDGYFQEEAVIVDAHHTYVLLTPRENTWLFSVVLQTMEVDRGHDRNKYAGPAYPWELPPPVQKLWSPISRLFSCIES; encoded by the coding sequence ATGGCATCTACTACCCAGCCGGCACCAAAGGCGATCGCAGCGTACTACCACACCGTCGACCCTAATTATGGATCGCCGCAGGAAGGTAGCAACCACGTCTTCGTCCCATCGCAATCGACGACCAGCGGCAACAACCAATTTCCCCTCGATTTTCTCCCCGGCGGTACCGACGGTGGCTGGGAGATCGCAGATAGCCGcggcagcctcctcctcctctaccgcGGCGTCAAGTTCCCCAACATCTTCAACGCCAAAGCTGCCGCAAAACCAGGACTCGTCGTTTGCGAGCCGATGACACGGCAATACAAGGAAGTCCCCTGCCGGCCGGAAGATCTGAAAGGCCGCCACAGGTGCCTCGGCCTGTTCCTGCTCGATGGCGACAAAACCAGACGGttttgcggcggcggcggcggcattaacttgtccaactttaaaaTCATGGCCGCCCTGCTCCGGCCGCACTCCTACAGTTCCGGCCGTGGCGTGCCAATGGCCTGCATGTTCTCCACGGAGAGCGAGGTGAAGGGCGCGTGGAGTAGCAGTGTCTTCTCCGTATTCTCTGTGGGGAGCGAGGTGACGAAGGGCGCCTGGAGGAGCAGCGTCTTCTCCGTCGGAAGCGACTGGCACGTCGTGAAGAGGGCCTGGGGCAACGAGGAGATCCACGTTCCCAGCACGGTCGAGTGCTTCTACTTCGCCGGCCGCGCGTGTGGCTCCCTCTACTGGGGCATCGAAGGCACCGGCGCCGCGGCGCTCGTTCTCGACGAGGCCACCGCGGGGTTCTCGATGGTCACGCTGCCGGAGGCCACACTCGGATCGCACGGAAGATGCAGCTTCCGGGTCATCGGCGGAGGCCAGGAGGACGGCGTGCTGCGCGTCGTCCGCGTGATTGACAACGACCTCAAGGTCTTCGCTCGGATCCATGGCAGTGACGACAAGTGGGTGGTGGAGCGTCTTGTGCGGCTGCGGGAGGCCACCCGCGGGCTGCCTGGCCGCGAGGACGGCTATTTCCAGGAGGAGGCTGTTATTGTGGACGCGCACCACACGTACGTCCTCTTGACACCACGGGAGAATACGTGGCTCTTCTCCGTCGTGCTCCAGACTATGGAGGTCGACCGCGGGCATGACAGGAACAAGTACGCAGGGCCGGCGTATCCATGGGAGCTGCCACCGCCAGTGCAAAAGCTGTGGTCACCAATCTCCCGACTCTTCTCTTGCATTGAGAGCTAG